A DNA window from Hymenobacter aquaticus contains the following coding sequences:
- the rplB gene encoding 50S ribosomal protein L2: MALKKLRPTSPGQRFRIAPAFDEITTSTPEKSLLAPLKKSGGRNESGKMTNRYIGGGHKQKYRVIDFKRDKAGVPATVKTIEYDPNRTARIALLSYADGEKRYIIAPAGLAVGTVVVSGPGVAPEVGNALSLREIPLGTIVHNIELMPGGGASIARSAGTYAQLVAREEKYATLKLPSGEMRMVLVTCMATVGTVSNGDHMNVRLGKAGRNRWLGRRPRVRGVAMNPVDHPMGGGEGRSSGGHPRSRNGIFAKGQKTRNKNKYSEQLIVNRKGKK, translated from the coding sequence ATGGCACTCAAAAAACTAAGACCAACATCACCGGGTCAGCGCTTCCGCATCGCACCCGCGTTCGACGAGATTACGACGTCGACGCCGGAGAAGTCGCTGTTGGCACCCCTGAAAAAATCCGGTGGCCGGAATGAATCCGGAAAAATGACCAACCGCTACATCGGCGGTGGTCACAAGCAGAAGTATCGGGTAATCGACTTCAAGCGCGACAAGGCTGGTGTTCCGGCTACCGTCAAGACGATTGAATACGATCCGAACCGCACTGCCCGCATCGCTCTGCTGAGCTACGCCGACGGCGAAAAGCGCTACATCATCGCGCCCGCCGGTCTGGCTGTAGGTACGGTAGTTGTGTCGGGCCCCGGTGTAGCTCCTGAAGTTGGCAACGCTCTGTCCCTGCGCGAAATTCCGCTGGGTACGATCGTACACAACATCGAGCTGATGCCCGGTGGCGGTGCTTCTATCGCGCGCTCGGCTGGCACTTACGCCCAGCTGGTTGCTCGCGAAGAGAAATACGCAACCCTGAAATTGCCTTCCGGCGAAATGCGCATGGTCCTGGTTACCTGCATGGCTACGGTTGGTACGGTTTCGAACGGTGACCACATGAACGTACGTCTCGGCAAAGCCGGTCGTAACCGTTGGTTGGGTCGTCGCCCACGTGTTCGTGGTGTTGCCATGAACCCCGTGGATCACCCCATGGGTGGTGGTGAAGGTCGTTCGTCGGGTGGTCACCCACGCAGCCGCAACGGTATCTTCGCTAAGGGTCAGAAGACCCGCAACAAGAACAAGTACTCCGAGCAGCTCATCGTTAACCGTAAAGGCAAGAAGTAA
- the rpsN gene encoding 30S ribosomal protein S14 yields MAKESVKARERKRIATVERYAEKRKALKAAGDYEGLDKLPRNASPVRVHNRDKINGRPRGYMRKFGISRVTFREMALAGKIPGVTKSSW; encoded by the coding sequence ATGGCTAAGGAATCCGTCAAAGCAAGAGAAAGAAAGCGCATCGCTACGGTAGAACGTTACGCTGAGAAGCGTAAGGCTCTGAAAGCCGCCGGCGACTACGAAGGCTTGGACAAGTTGCCCCGCAACGCCTCGCCCGTACGCGTACACAACCGGGATAAAATTAACGGTCGTCCTCGTGGTTACATGCGTAAGTTCGGCATCAGCCGCGTTACGTTCCGCGAAATGGCGCTGGCTGGTAAGATCCCCGGCGTAACGAAGTCGAGCTGGTAA
- the fusA gene encoding elongation factor G — protein MAVNKDLQYLRNIGIMAHIDAGKTTTSERILYYTGKTHKIGEVHEGAATMDWMEQEQERGITITSAATTTFWNYPTDANGDPTPDTKQYKINLIDTPGHVDFTVEVERSLRVLDGAVALFCAVSGVEPQSETVWRQADKYKVPRICFVNKMDRAGADFFKAVSEIKDKLGANPVPLQIPIGAEDTFKGVVDLLTGKAIVWDDATQGKSYHEIPVPEDLVETVAEWRQKLVESVAEYDDALLEKFFDDPDSITRDEMMVVIRKAVIDMKFSPVMCGSAFKNKGVQSMLDGVMAYLPSPLDMPAIVGTNPETGEEIERHPDNSEPFTALAFKIATDPFVGRLCFFRCYSGVLDAGSYVHNNRTNKKERISRLMQMHSNKQNPIDKIQAGDIAAGVGFKDIKTGDTLTDEKSRVVLESMSFPEPVIGYAIEPKTQADVDKMGMAIAKLVEEDPTLVVQTDPETGQTVLKGMGELHLEIIIDRMRREFKVEINQGAPQVAYKEILTKSVEHRETYKKQTGGRGKFGDIVFELGPKLTDPEKPGLEFVNDITGGVIPREFIAPVQKGFEEAMKNGPLAGFPIEGMRVRLFYGSYHDVDSDALSFELAARGGFREAGRQAGPKLLEPIMAVEVVSPDEYTGSVTGDLNRRRGIMKGMDTKGGANVIKADVPLSELFGYVTTLRTISSGRASASLTFSHYDQVPQNLAEGIIAKQKGNAIR, from the coding sequence ATGGCTGTTAATAAAGACCTGCAATATCTCCGGAACATCGGGATTATGGCGCACATCGACGCCGGTAAGACCACGACTTCGGAGCGCATTCTCTACTACACCGGTAAAACCCACAAAATCGGGGAAGTGCACGAAGGTGCCGCCACGATGGACTGGATGGAGCAGGAGCAGGAGCGCGGTATCACCATCACTTCGGCTGCTACCACCACGTTCTGGAACTACCCCACCGATGCGAACGGTGACCCAACCCCCGACACCAAGCAGTACAAGATCAACCTCATCGATACCCCCGGCCACGTTGACTTCACGGTAGAAGTTGAACGCTCGCTGCGCGTACTCGATGGTGCCGTTGCGCTGTTCTGCGCCGTATCGGGCGTGGAGCCCCAGTCGGAAACCGTATGGCGTCAGGCTGACAAGTACAAGGTGCCCCGCATCTGCTTCGTCAACAAGATGGACCGTGCCGGTGCTGACTTCTTCAAGGCGGTTAGCGAAATCAAAGACAAGCTGGGCGCTAACCCCGTGCCGCTGCAAATCCCCATCGGCGCCGAAGACACCTTCAAAGGTGTAGTCGACCTGCTGACGGGTAAGGCAATCGTATGGGACGATGCTACCCAGGGCAAGTCGTACCACGAAATCCCCGTTCCCGAGGATCTGGTGGAGACCGTAGCCGAGTGGCGTCAGAAACTGGTAGAAAGCGTTGCCGAATACGACGACGCCCTGCTGGAGAAATTCTTCGACGATCCGGACAGCATCACCCGCGACGAAATGATGGTTGTTATCCGCAAAGCGGTTATCGACATGAAGTTCTCGCCCGTAATGTGCGGCTCCGCGTTCAAAAACAAAGGTGTTCAGTCGATGCTGGACGGCGTAATGGCTTACCTGCCTTCGCCGCTCGACATGCCGGCCATCGTGGGTACCAACCCCGAAACCGGCGAGGAGATTGAGCGTCACCCCGACAACAGCGAGCCTTTCACCGCTCTGGCCTTCAAGATTGCCACCGACCCCTTCGTAGGTCGCCTGTGCTTCTTCCGCTGCTACAGCGGCGTGCTGGACGCTGGTTCGTACGTGCACAACAACCGCACGAACAAGAAAGAGCGGATCTCGCGTCTGATGCAGATGCACTCCAACAAGCAGAACCCGATTGACAAAATTCAGGCGGGTGACATTGCTGCGGGTGTTGGCTTCAAAGACATCAAAACCGGCGACACGCTGACCGATGAGAAGTCGCGCGTGGTACTGGAGTCGATGTCGTTCCCCGAGCCCGTTATCGGCTACGCCATTGAGCCCAAAACTCAGGCCGACGTGGATAAAATGGGTATGGCTATTGCCAAACTCGTGGAAGAAGACCCCACGCTGGTGGTTCAGACCGACCCCGAAACCGGCCAGACCGTGTTGAAAGGGATGGGTGAGCTTCACCTTGAAATCATCATCGACCGGATGCGTCGGGAGTTCAAGGTTGAAATCAACCAGGGTGCTCCGCAGGTTGCCTACAAAGAGATTCTGACCAAGTCCGTGGAACACCGCGAGACGTACAAGAAGCAGACGGGTGGCCGTGGTAAATTCGGTGATATCGTATTCGAACTCGGTCCGAAACTGACCGATCCGGAGAAACCCGGTCTGGAGTTCGTCAACGACATCACGGGTGGTGTTATCCCTCGCGAATTCATCGCGCCGGTTCAGAAAGGTTTCGAAGAAGCCATGAAGAACGGTCCGCTGGCTGGTTTCCCCATCGAAGGCATGCGCGTGCGTCTGTTCTACGGTTCTTACCACGACGTTGACTCGGACGCGCTGTCGTTCGAACTCGCCGCCCGTGGTGGTTTCCGCGAAGCAGGCCGTCAGGCTGGCCCCAAACTGCTCGAGCCCATCATGGCGGTTGAAGTGGTTTCGCCCGACGAGTACACGGGTTCCGTAACCGGTGACCTGAACCGTCGTCGTGGTATCATGAAAGGCATGGATACCAAAGGTGGCGCCAACGTTATCAAGGCTGACGTTCCGCTGTCGGAGCTGTTCGGCTACGTAACGACGCTGCGTACGATTTCGTCGGGCCGCGCTTCGGCGTCGCTCACGTTCTCGCACTACGACCAGGTTCCCCAGAACCTCGCCGAGGGCATCATCGCCAAGCAAAAGGGTAACGCCATTCGCTAA
- the rplN gene encoding 50S ribosomal protein L14 has translation MIQQESRLTVADNSGAKEVLCIRVLGGTGKKYASVGDKIVVSIKSALPSGNAKKGTVSKAVVVRTKKEVRRKDGSYIRFDDNAAVLLNNNDEPRGTRIFGPVARELRERQFMKIVSLAPEVL, from the coding sequence ATGATACAGCAAGAATCCCGTCTGACCGTCGCTGATAACAGCGGCGCCAAAGAAGTTCTCTGCATCCGTGTCCTCGGTGGCACGGGCAAGAAATACGCCAGCGTAGGCGACAAGATCGTCGTTTCGATCAAGTCGGCTCTGCCCTCCGGCAACGCTAAGAAAGGCACTGTGTCGAAAGCAGTAGTTGTTCGCACCAAGAAGGAAGTACGCCGCAAAGACGGTTCGTACATCCGCTTCGACGACAACGCCGCCGTTCTGCTCAACAACAACGACGAGCCCCGCGGTACCCGTATCTTCGGCCCCGTAGCCCGCGAGTTGCGTGAGCGTCAGTTCATGAAAATTGTTTCACTAGCTCCTGAAGTTCTCTAA
- the rplC gene encoding 50S ribosomal protein L3, which translates to MPGIIGKKIGMTSLFTPDGKNIPCTLIEAGPCVVTQVKTVANDGYTAVQIGYGEKKAKNTTKALAGHFAKAGTTPKKKLVEFRLDAESTYAAGATIDASLFEEGEFVDVVGTSKGKGFQGVVKRYNFAGVGGQTHGQHNRLRHPGSIGACSWPSRVFKGMRMGGRMGNDRVKVQNLKVMRVVADKNLILVSGSIPGAKNSYVVLEK; encoded by the coding sequence ATGCCTGGCATCATCGGTAAAAAAATCGGTATGACAAGCCTCTTCACTCCGGACGGGAAAAACATTCCCTGCACGCTCATCGAGGCGGGTCCGTGCGTAGTGACGCAGGTTAAGACAGTCGCTAACGACGGGTACACCGCCGTTCAGATCGGCTACGGCGAGAAAAAAGCGAAGAACACGACCAAAGCTTTGGCTGGTCACTTCGCTAAAGCCGGTACCACCCCCAAGAAAAAGCTGGTTGAATTCCGCCTCGACGCGGAATCGACGTACGCTGCAGGCGCCACCATCGACGCGAGCCTCTTCGAAGAAGGCGAGTTCGTTGACGTAGTTGGCACCTCGAAAGGTAAAGGTTTCCAGGGCGTTGTAAAGCGCTACAACTTTGCCGGTGTAGGCGGGCAGACCCACGGTCAGCACAACCGTCTGCGTCACCCTGGTTCTATCGGTGCTTGCTCCTGGCCTTCGCGCGTATTCAAAGGAATGCGCATGGGTGGCCGCATGGGCAACGACCGGGTGAAAGTGCAGAACCTGAAAGTGATGCGCGTAGTAGCCGACAAGAACCTGATTCTGGTGAGCGGCTCTATTCCCGGTGCCAAGAACTCTTACGTGGTCCTGGAAAAATAA
- the rpsS gene encoding 30S ribosomal protein S19, with product MARSLKKGPYIDFRLEKKVTAMEDSGKKSVVKTWSRRSMISPDFVGHTFAVHNGNKFIPVYVTENMVGHKLGEFAPTRNFRGHIAKKDKGKR from the coding sequence ATGGCACGTTCGCTAAAAAAAGGGCCGTACATTGACTTCCGGCTCGAGAAGAAAGTCACGGCAATGGAAGATTCCGGCAAAAAGTCGGTGGTGAAGACCTGGTCGCGCCGCTCGATGATTTCGCCTGACTTCGTAGGCCACACCTTCGCCGTGCACAACGGCAATAAGTTCATCCCGGTGTATGTAACGGAGAACATGGTAGGTCACAAACTCGGTGAGTTTGCCCCGACCCGTAACTTCCGTGGCCACATCGCCAAGAAAGATAAAGGCAAGCGCTAA
- the rplV gene encoding 50S ribosomal protein L22 produces MEATAKLRNVPTSPRKMRMVANLVRGQKVTRALGLLKFEANSGAEKIEKLLLSALANWQQKNEDERIEDANLYIKEIFVDEGRQLKRLRPAPQGRGHRIRKRSNHVTLTIDTKVEALGSKAAVKQAAETKPATDAVAEAPKKTTRRSSAKKSNETSAEATA; encoded by the coding sequence ATGGAAGCTACCGCTAAACTCCGTAACGTGCCTACCTCGCCTCGCAAGATGCGCATGGTAGCCAACCTGGTACGTGGTCAGAAAGTGACCCGCGCTCTGGGCTTGCTGAAGTTCGAAGCTAACTCGGGCGCTGAGAAAATCGAGAAACTGCTCCTGTCGGCTTTGGCCAACTGGCAGCAGAAGAACGAGGACGAGCGTATCGAAGATGCCAACCTCTACATCAAAGAGATTTTCGTTGATGAAGGTCGTCAGCTGAAGCGTCTGCGTCCCGCCCCTCAGGGTCGTGGTCACCGCATCCGCAAGCGTAGCAACCACGTGACGCTGACCATCGACACCAAAGTAGAAGCACTTGGAAGCAAGGCTGCCGTAAAGCAGGCTGCTGAAACCAAACCTGCTACTGACGCTGTTGCTGAGGCTCCGAAGAAAACTACTCGTCGTAGCTCGGCTAAGAAATCCAACGAAACCTCGGCTGAAGCCACCGCATAA
- the rplD gene encoding 50S ribosomal protein L4 has translation MELSVYNIKGEDTGRKVTLSDAIFGLTPNEHVMYLDVKQYLANQRQGTHKSKQRNEVHGTTKKLKKQKGTGGARAGSMKSPVFVGGGRVFGPEPRDYGFKLNKKTKRLARLSALSVLAQDGKVALVENISLSAPKTKDFLSILNGLKLNNGKKTLFVAAEADKNVLLSARNIQRVKVATPVALNTHDLLNTDTLLLSEDGLKSLEQLYTTAE, from the coding sequence ATGGAACTGTCAGTATATAACATCAAAGGTGAGGACACCGGCCGCAAGGTTACTCTGTCCGACGCCATCTTCGGCCTCACGCCGAACGAGCACGTGATGTATCTCGACGTGAAGCAGTACTTGGCCAACCAGCGCCAGGGCACGCACAAGTCGAAGCAGCGCAACGAGGTGCACGGCACCACGAAGAAGCTCAAGAAACAAAAAGGTACGGGCGGTGCCCGCGCCGGCAGCATGAAGTCGCCAGTTTTCGTTGGTGGTGGCCGCGTATTCGGTCCCGAGCCCCGCGACTACGGCTTCAAGCTGAACAAAAAGACCAAGCGTCTGGCCCGTCTGTCCGCTCTGTCGGTACTGGCCCAGGATGGCAAGGTTGCTCTGGTGGAGAACATCTCGCTGAGCGCTCCTAAAACGAAAGATTTCCTCTCGATCTTGAACGGTCTGAAGCTCAACAACGGCAAGAAAACCTTGTTCGTTGCCGCTGAAGCCGACAAGAACGTGCTGCTCTCGGCCCGTAACATTCAGCGCGTGAAGGTAGCTACCCCCGTAGCCCTGAACACCCACGACCTGCTGAACACGGACACCCTGCTGCTGTCGGAAGACGGGTTGAAATCCTTGGAACAACTCTATACTACCGCTGAGTAA
- the rpmC gene encoding 50S ribosomal protein L29, translated as MKNAEIQALSLEALKEQIKTEQASGQALRFAHAISPLENPVRLKHSRRTVARLKTELTRRENEQANQTAK; from the coding sequence ATGAAGAACGCAGAAATCCAAGCCCTTTCGCTAGAAGCGCTGAAGGAGCAAATCAAGACTGAACAAGCCAGCGGCCAGGCATTGCGTTTCGCGCACGCCATTTCGCCCCTGGAAAACCCAGTTCGCCTGAAGCACAGCCGCCGTACCGTAGCTCGTCTGAAGACTGAGTTGACCCGTCGCGAAAACGAGCAGGCAAACCAAACTGCTAAATAA
- the rplP gene encoding 50S ribosomal protein L16, with protein MLQPKRTKYRKMQKGRVTGLAYRGSSIDFGSFAIKSLEVAWITARQIEAARIAMTRAMKREGQVWIRIFPDKPITKKPAEVRMGKGKGSPEYWVACVKPGTIMFESDGVPLEVAQESLRLAAQKLPVRTKFVVRRDYEENK; from the coding sequence ATGTTACAACCGAAAAGGACCAAGTATCGCAAGATGCAAAAGGGTCGCGTAACAGGCCTGGCCTACCGCGGCAGCTCCATAGACTTCGGTTCCTTCGCTATCAAGTCGTTGGAAGTGGCTTGGATTACGGCTCGCCAGATTGAGGCTGCTCGTATCGCCATGACCCGCGCCATGAAGCGTGAAGGTCAAGTATGGATCCGTATTTTCCCCGATAAGCCAATTACCAAGAAGCCCGCTGAGGTTCGGATGGGTAAGGGTAAGGGTAGCCCCGAATATTGGGTGGCCTGCGTGAAGCCCGGCACCATCATGTTCGAATCGGACGGCGTGCCGCTGGAAGTGGCTCAGGAATCCCTGCGTTTAGCTGCGCAGAAGCTGCCAGTGAGAACTAAGTTTGTTGTTCGTCGCGACTACGAAGAGAACAAGTAA
- the rpsQ gene encoding 30S ribosomal protein S17, whose amino-acid sequence MASNEEQQVATAEERNLRKEIIGRVSSTKMDKSITVVVESKMKHPIYGKFVTKSTKFMAHDENNECGEGDTVRIMSTRPLSKNKRWRLVEILERAK is encoded by the coding sequence ATGGCAAGCAACGAAGAACAGCAGGTAGCAACCGCCGAAGAGCGGAACCTGCGGAAAGAAATCATCGGGCGCGTTTCCTCGACCAAAATGGACAAGTCCATCACGGTTGTGGTAGAAAGCAAAATGAAGCACCCGATCTACGGTAAGTTCGTTACTAAGTCGACCAAGTTCATGGCTCACGACGAGAATAACGAATGCGGCGAAGGGGATACGGTTCGCATCATGTCGACCCGCCCCTTGAGCAAGAACAAGCGCTGGAGATTGGTAGAAATTCTAGAACGCGCCAAGTAA
- the rpsJ gene encoding 30S ribosomal protein S10 yields MNQKIRIKLKSYDHNLVDKSSEKIVKAVKATGAIVSGPIPLPTDKEKFTVLRSPHVNKKSREQFQLCTYKRLVDIYSTSSKTVDALMKLELPSGVDVEIKV; encoded by the coding sequence ATGAACCAGAAAATTCGCATTAAACTCAAATCCTACGACCACAACCTGGTGGACAAATCGTCGGAGAAGATTGTGAAGGCGGTGAAGGCTACGGGCGCTATCGTAAGCGGTCCAATTCCATTGCCGACCGACAAGGAAAAATTCACCGTTCTTCGTTCGCCCCACGTGAACAAGAAGTCGCGTGAGCAGTTCCAGCTCTGCACCTACAAGCGCCTCGTAGATATCTACTCGACTTCGTCGAAGACGGTAGATGCCCTGATGAAGCTTGAGCTGCCCAGCGGCGTTGACGTTGAAATCAAAGTCTGA
- a CDS encoding O-antigen ligase family protein: MAATVFCSFIIVGLFIADFFRILPSIGIIGVTLTAIVYALLHRPTEGRRNDWRVYAALGCVFLIHLAAGLNTSSVNLGKYGQDVVLQSPFLLLPLSFWLLPGLPAHYLRNLWQLFIGCVLVAALAATGNYLLHPAEINEMYLHSKIMPTEPDHIRFSLMVTLATAAALILLMFDTHLGKYRRWALVAAVGLLALFQHLLAVRSGLVTFYAVGILMLGWLVIRARQYRGAVLLAAALLVLPVVSYVSFPTFRNKFSNTQEDLSKVSSTAAANDYSLVARVYSYKVAAKLVKENPLFGVGKADMEEELARHYQRDYPSIRAESYIQPHNQFIYLAVAFGLIGVLVFTLCFYYPLLWTWPRFAPLVVIQYVVVSLSFLVEYTLETQIGLTYALFFILLGLNGLMPARTADRSWRPV, translated from the coding sequence ATGGCCGCAACGGTATTCTGCTCTTTTATTATCGTGGGATTGTTTATTGCTGACTTCTTCCGCATTCTGCCCAGCATTGGGATTATCGGCGTTACGCTCACTGCTATTGTCTATGCCCTTCTGCACCGCCCCACCGAAGGCCGCCGGAACGACTGGCGGGTGTATGCCGCTTTGGGGTGTGTCTTCCTGATTCACCTGGCGGCCGGGCTCAACACGTCTTCGGTTAACCTGGGTAAGTATGGCCAGGACGTCGTGCTGCAGTCGCCTTTCCTGTTGCTGCCCTTATCCTTCTGGCTGCTGCCAGGCTTGCCGGCGCATTACCTGAGAAATCTTTGGCAGCTCTTCATTGGCTGCGTGTTGGTGGCTGCTCTGGCCGCAACGGGGAATTACCTGCTGCACCCGGCCGAGATTAACGAAATGTACCTGCACTCGAAGATTATGCCGACCGAGCCCGACCATATCCGGTTTAGCCTGATGGTCACGCTGGCCACGGCCGCTGCCCTAATTCTGCTGATGTTTGATACCCACCTTGGCAAGTACCGCCGCTGGGCACTGGTAGCCGCCGTGGGGTTGCTGGCTCTTTTTCAACATCTGCTGGCGGTGCGTAGCGGGCTTGTCACCTTCTATGCCGTGGGTATCCTCATGCTTGGCTGGCTGGTAATCCGGGCCAGGCAGTATCGGGGGGCAGTGCTTCTGGCTGCCGCCCTGCTAGTGCTGCCAGTGGTGAGCTACGTCAGCTTCCCGACGTTTCGCAACAAGTTCTCCAATACTCAGGAAGACCTGAGTAAGGTGAGCAGTACGGCTGCGGCCAATGATTATTCCCTGGTGGCGCGGGTCTATTCCTATAAAGTGGCGGCCAAGCTGGTAAAAGAGAATCCGTTATTCGGCGTCGGCAAAGCGGATATGGAAGAGGAGCTGGCCCGGCATTACCAGCGCGACTATCCCAGCATCCGGGCCGAGTCCTACATTCAACCGCATAATCAGTTTATCTACCTGGCGGTGGCCTTTGGCCTGATAGGCGTGCTGGTGTTTACCCTTTGCTTCTATTACCCGCTGCTGTGGACCTGGCCCCGGTTTGCGCCATTGGTGGTTATTCAGTACGTCGTCGTTTCCCTCTCCTTTCTGGTCGAGTACACTTTGGAAACCCAGATTGGTCTGACCTATGCGCTCTTCTTCATTCTACTCGGCCTCAATGGCCTGATGCCGGCGCGTACTGCAGACCGAAGCTGGCGGCCCGTTTAA
- the rpsC gene encoding 30S ribosomal protein S3, which produces MGQKVNPVGFRLGVIKGWDSNWYGGKDFADKLVEDEKIRKYVLARIPKGGISRIVIERTLKRITITINTARPGVVIGKGGQEVDKIKDELKQITSKDVQINIFEIKRPELDAKLVGESIAQQLQARISFRRAMKMSIQAAMRVGAEGIKIQCGGRLGGAEIARSEQYKEGRTPLHTLRADIDYALSEAQTVYGKIGIKVWIMRGEVFGKPDLSPNQQPANQGNDTRGGGNDRGPRGERGDRGGDRGPRRDRNDRGGDNRGGGQGGDNRGGQGGGQRRGGGAPGGANRGGGQGGPRR; this is translated from the coding sequence ATGGGACAGAAAGTAAATCCGGTTGGCTTCCGTCTGGGCGTCATCAAAGGGTGGGACTCGAACTGGTATGGCGGCAAGGACTTTGCCGACAAGCTGGTTGAGGACGAAAAAATCCGCAAATACGTACTCGCTCGTATTCCGAAAGGTGGCATCAGCCGCATCGTAATCGAGCGTACCCTGAAGCGTATCACCATCACCATTAACACGGCTCGTCCGGGTGTGGTAATCGGTAAAGGCGGTCAGGAAGTTGACAAGATCAAGGACGAGCTGAAGCAGATCACCAGCAAGGACGTTCAGATCAATATCTTCGAAATTAAGCGCCCCGAACTCGACGCGAAACTGGTAGGTGAGAGCATTGCTCAGCAGCTGCAGGCTCGTATCTCGTTCCGTCGCGCCATGAAGATGTCTATCCAGGCTGCTATGCGTGTTGGTGCCGAAGGCATCAAGATTCAGTGCGGTGGCCGTTTGGGTGGCGCCGAAATTGCTCGTTCCGAGCAGTACAAAGAAGGCCGTACCCCGCTGCACACCCTGCGCGCCGACATCGATTATGCTTTGTCGGAAGCTCAGACCGTGTATGGCAAGATCGGCATCAAGGTGTGGATCATGCGTGGTGAGGTATTCGGCAAGCCCGACTTGTCGCCGAACCAGCAGCCGGCCAACCAAGGCAACGACACCCGTGGCGGCGGCAACGACCGTGGCCCCCGTGGTGAGCGTGGCGACCGTGGCGGCGACCGTGGCCCGCGTCGGGACCGGAACGACCGTGGCGGTGACAACCGTGGCGGTGGCCAGGGTGGTGATAACCGTGGCGGCCAGGGCGGCGGCCAGCGTCGTGGCGGTGGAGCACCCGGTGGTGCCAACCGTGGCGGCGGTCAGGGCGGCCCACGTCGCTAG
- the rplW gene encoding 50S ribosomal protein L23: protein MSTLKKPIVTEKATALNEKGQYAFEVERTANKVQIKKEIEALYGVTVTGISTIRTNGKLKSKFTKGGSVSGRRPHGKKAIVTVKEGDVIDFYNGI, encoded by the coding sequence ATGAGCACGCTGAAGAAACCTATCGTGACCGAGAAGGCCACGGCCCTGAACGAGAAAGGTCAGTACGCTTTCGAAGTAGAGCGCACCGCCAACAAGGTTCAGATCAAAAAGGAAATCGAGGCTCTGTACGGGGTAACGGTAACGGGCATTAGCACGATCCGCACCAACGGCAAGCTGAAGTCGAAATTCACCAAGGGTGGCTCCGTTTCGGGCCGTCGCCCCCACGGAAAGAAGGCTATTGTAACCGTGAAAGAAGGCGACGTAATCGACTTCTACAACGGTATCTAA
- the rplX gene encoding 50S ribosomal protein L24, which produces MATKTKAQPVKLHVKTGDTVLVIAGDERGKTGVIKSVNRSTQRVIVEGLNLVTKHNKPSAKNPQGGITKIEAPIHVSNVKAVESKNA; this is translated from the coding sequence ATGGCAACGAAGACGAAAGCTCAGCCCGTGAAACTGCACGTGAAAACCGGTGATACCGTCTTGGTAATTGCTGGTGATGAGCGTGGCAAGACCGGCGTTATCAAGTCGGTAAACCGTTCGACGCAGCGCGTTATCGTGGAAGGCCTGAACCTGGTGACCAAGCACAACAAACCCAGTGCTAAAAACCCGCAAGGGGGTATCACCAAGATCGAAGCTCCGATCCACGTATCTAACGTGAAGGCAGTTGAATCGAAAAACGCCTAA
- the rplE gene encoding 50S ribosomal protein L5, with the protein MARLKDIYQKEVVPALQEKFQFKSIMQVPRITKICINRGIGSAVADKKLVDNGVDELTTITGQKAVATIAKRSVSNFKLREGMPIGARVTLRGEQMYEFMDRLLTVALPRVRDFKGINDKGFDGRGNYTLGIKEQIIFPEISIDKIKSISGMDITFVTTAENDEQSYELLKAFGMPFANAKKQNNG; encoded by the coding sequence ATGGCCCGACTGAAAGATATATATCAAAAAGAAGTAGTACCCGCGCTCCAGGAGAAATTCCAGTTCAAGAGCATCATGCAGGTACCACGCATCACCAAGATCTGCATCAACCGCGGTATTGGTTCGGCAGTAGCCGACAAGAAGCTGGTTGACAATGGTGTAGACGAGCTGACGACCATCACCGGTCAGAAAGCCGTTGCTACCATTGCTAAGCGTTCGGTGTCGAACTTCAAACTCCGTGAAGGCATGCCCATCGGCGCCCGCGTTACCCTGCGCGGCGAGCAGATGTACGAGTTCATGGACCGTTTGCTGACGGTTGCTCTCCCCCGGGTGCGCGACTTCAAAGGCATCAACGACAAAGGCTTTGACGGCCGGGGTAACTATACCCTCGGTATCAAGGAGCAGATCATTTTCCCCGAAATTTCGATCGACAAGATCAAGTCAATCTCGGGTATGGACATTACCTTCGTAACGACCGCCGAGAACGACGAGCAGAGCTATGAGCTCCTCAAAGCTTTCGGAATGCCGTTCGCTAACGCCAAGAAACAGAACAATGGCTAA